One genomic segment of Petrotoga sp. 9PWA.NaAc.5.4 includes these proteins:
- the yqeK gene encoding bis(5'-nucleosyl)-tetraphosphatase (symmetrical) YqeK codes for MQIRKIVDDLERYLIIMIKSEKRLKHIYNVLEFSNTLAEIHSISNEKVKIAALSHDLFREVKAFKLLKIAEVYEIPITEFERNRPILLHGMISAEFLRRKYKIDDEIYEAVYYHTSGYEFMGKIGKVLVISDSASDDRDFKGVEELRKISLNSLDDGYKFVIKNKISYSLLKDRYILEHTCKTWNRICGLI; via the coding sequence TTGCAAATTCGAAAAATCGTAGATGATTTAGAAAGATATTTAATAATAATGATAAAATCAGAGAAAAGATTAAAACATATATATAACGTTCTTGAATTCTCCAATACGTTAGCTGAAATACATAGTATTTCAAATGAAAAAGTCAAAATTGCAGCTCTTTCCCATGATTTATTTCGTGAAGTAAAAGCTTTTAAATTACTAAAAATTGCAGAAGTCTATGAAATACCTATCACAGAATTTGAAAGAAATAGGCCGATTCTCTTACATGGGATGATTAGCGCAGAATTTTTGAGAAGAAAATACAAAATAGATGATGAAATTTATGAAGCTGTGTATTACCATACAAGTGGTTATGAATTTATGGGAAAAATAGGTAAAGTACTTGTTATTTCTGATTCAGCCTCTGATGACAGAGATTTTAAAGGAGTGGAAGAACTAAGAAAAATCTCATTAAACTCTTTGGATGATGGGTATAAATTTGTTATAAAAAACAAAATCAGTTACTCTTTATTAAAGGATCGCTATATATTAGAACATACTTGCAAAACTTGGAATCGTATTTGTGGATTAATATAG
- a CDS encoding LysM peptidoglycan-binding domain-containing protein gives MNSFHKRQLVVSLLFIFYVSLFSYYSIVDHVVQPNDTLYSISSKYDVSISTILDWNSNISPKNLKVGQILKIPQPDGFVYEVEKGDTLTYIAKLFFTSVEDIMKSNKLSNTNVYVGQKLFIPTSIIGKGFNKEKDIIWPVYGTISSSYGWRVHPITGEYSLHKGVDLSSPQGAPVFAAESGKVVFTGENGGYGLMIEIESGDTNYIYGHLSKISVYEGQYVRKGQLIARVGNTGLSTGPHLHFEVKKADKLYDPLVFLPSSNRIYVLDNRENIYGIGGK, from the coding sequence TTGAATTCTTTTCACAAAAGGCAGTTAGTGGTATCCCTGCTTTTTATTTTTTATGTTTCACTTTTTTCTTATTATTCGATTGTTGATCATGTTGTTCAACCCAATGATACTTTATACAGTATTTCAAGCAAATATGATGTTTCTATCTCTACTATCTTAGATTGGAATTCCAATATTTCTCCAAAAAATTTAAAAGTAGGGCAGATTTTAAAGATTCCTCAACCAGATGGTTTTGTTTATGAAGTTGAAAAGGGTGATACTCTTACTTATATAGCAAAACTCTTCTTTACAAGTGTAGAAGACATAATGAAGTCTAACAAACTTTCTAATACCAATGTTTATGTTGGCCAAAAATTGTTCATACCTACAAGTATAATAGGAAAAGGTTTTAACAAAGAAAAAGATATTATATGGCCTGTGTATGGTACTATTTCTTCTTCCTATGGATGGAGAGTCCATCCTATAACTGGCGAATATTCTTTGCATAAAGGAGTTGATCTTTCTTCTCCTCAAGGAGCACCGGTATTCGCAGCTGAATCTGGTAAGGTTGTATTTACGGGTGAAAATGGTGGATACGGTTTAATGATAGAGATAGAATCAGGTGACACTAATTATATATACGGTCATCTCTCAAAAATAAGCGTTTATGAGGGACAATATGTTCGAAAAGGTCAGCTGATAGCAAGAGTAGGTAATACAGGATTAAGCACGGGTCCCCATTTGCATTTTGAAGTAAAAAAAGCAGACAAACTTTATGATCCTCTTGTATTCCTTCCTTCAAGCAACAGAATCTACGTTTTGGATAACAGAGAAAATATTTATGGTATAGGTGGAAAATAG
- a CDS encoding FadR/GntR family transcriptional regulator, whose product MIVNIDEIKGFKKDGKSKEIIEDLLKQIEESKIKIGDKLPSERILAKQYNVSRIVIREVVSYLKAINVVESIQGSGNFVRNYPKNSSFEITLPNYDIDDLIESRKIIEKAIASLVIKNSDQLLIDKIEEILFEFKRSIQSKDLNSVLEQDYNFHQIYAQYSKNSVIENFLNYLTNFMHEKYWKVLKEDYLFTNTYNKKTLENHKNIFKALKEKDLDKLLFFIELHYKTIIVGLKK is encoded by the coding sequence GTGATTGTGAATATAGATGAAATAAAAGGTTTTAAAAAGGATGGTAAAAGTAAAGAAATTATAGAAGACCTTTTAAAACAAATAGAAGAATCAAAAATAAAAATAGGAGATAAACTTCCTTCGGAAAGAATCTTAGCAAAACAATACAATGTTTCTCGAATAGTTATCAGAGAAGTTGTAAGTTATTTAAAGGCAATAAATGTGGTTGAAAGTATCCAGGGAAGCGGTAATTTTGTGCGAAATTATCCAAAAAATTCTTCTTTTGAAATAACGTTGCCAAATTATGATATTGATGATTTAATAGAAAGCAGGAAAATAATAGAAAAAGCTATTGCTTCTTTGGTTATTAAGAACTCAGATCAGTTATTAATAGATAAAATAGAAGAGATCCTTTTTGAGTTTAAGAGATCTATACAATCTAAAGATTTAAACAGTGTTTTAGAACAAGATTACAATTTTCATCAAATCTATGCACAATATTCAAAAAATTCAGTTATAGAAAATTTTTTGAATTATTTAACAAATTTTATGCATGAGAAATATTGGAAAGTTTTGAAAGAAGATTATTTATTTACTAATACCTATAATAAAAAAACTTTAGAAAACCATAAAAATATATTTAAAGCTCTAAAGGAAAAAGATTTAGATAAACTGCTATTCTTTATAGAACTCCACTATAAAACAATAATTGTAGGATTAAAAAAATAA
- a CDS encoding MFS transporter produces the protein MESEKLSLKTKLFYASGDIYGGGAFNIINFFYAIFLTDVVGLKMQYIAPILLIGKIWDALTDPMMGYISDNTRTKFGRRRPYFLAGIFLIFISFFMLWYPVNFPNQLGKFLYALSAYLIFTTVITMVMTPYTALGAELTLDYNERTSLNSYRLAFSIGSGLACAVLPMLIVNAFDDVRKGYIAMAITFGLIFSLPWIGVFLFTRERKEFEHERSSFNFLSMFFEPFKIKTFRLLITLYLLAYLSIDVVSTIFAYYTKYYLGNEGLLPIALGALFISEILFIPFYAFVAKKTSKNISYILGAIVWCIASVILFSFSRNVSTFQVILMAAIIGAGVSGVAVMPHTMFGDVTDVAELRFGKREEGSLSGLMTFIRKVASGLAVAGVTFVLGVAGFVNPIDGVEQLQPESFIFALRFIIAFVPVILLIFGIIAAIKYPLDSKKHKKLIKYLEEKRKNLPVDPDLDKEIVELKKELI, from the coding sequence ATGGAGAGTGAAAAGCTATCTTTAAAAACTAAGCTTTTTTATGCTTCAGGGGATATATACGGGGGCGGAGCGTTCAACATTATCAATTTTTTTTACGCAATATTTTTAACCGATGTTGTCGGATTGAAAATGCAGTATATTGCGCCTATCTTATTGATTGGTAAGATATGGGATGCCCTAACTGATCCTATGATGGGTTATATTTCTGATAATACAAGAACAAAATTTGGAAGGAGAAGACCATACTTTTTAGCGGGGATTTTTTTGATATTCATTTCTTTTTTCATGCTTTGGTATCCAGTGAACTTTCCAAATCAATTGGGAAAATTTTTGTATGCTCTTTCGGCTTATTTAATTTTTACTACAGTTATTACGATGGTTATGACACCTTATACCGCTTTAGGTGCAGAACTAACCCTTGACTACAATGAAAGAACTTCTCTTAATTCTTATAGATTAGCTTTTTCGATCGGTTCTGGTTTAGCTTGTGCTGTTTTACCTATGTTGATTGTTAATGCTTTCGATGATGTAAGAAAAGGATACATTGCAATGGCTATTACTTTTGGACTTATTTTTTCTCTTCCATGGATCGGCGTCTTTTTATTTACAAGAGAAAGAAAAGAATTTGAGCATGAAAGAAGCTCTTTCAACTTTTTAAGTATGTTTTTTGAACCTTTTAAGATAAAAACCTTTAGACTTTTGATAACTTTATATCTTTTAGCATATTTATCCATAGATGTTGTATCTACCATCTTCGCTTATTATACTAAATATTATTTAGGAAATGAAGGATTGTTACCAATTGCTTTAGGGGCACTTTTTATCTCAGAAATACTATTTATCCCTTTTTACGCATTTGTCGCCAAAAAAACTTCTAAAAATATTTCTTATATATTGGGAGCAATAGTATGGTGCATAGCGAGCGTCATATTATTTAGTTTTTCTCGCAATGTGAGTACTTTTCAAGTAATTCTAATGGCAGCAATAATAGGCGCGGGCGTTTCTGGTGTTGCAGTTATGCCACATACGATGTTTGGAGATGTTACAGATGTAGCAGAACTAAGATTCGGTAAAAGAGAAGAGGGAAGTTTGAGTGGCCTTATGACTTTTATTAGAAAAGTTGCGTCCGGATTAGCGGTTGCGGGAGTAACTTTTGTATTGGGGGTAGCGGGATTTGTGAACCCAATAGACGGAGTCGAACAACTTCAACCAGAATCTTTCATTTTTGCTCTACGATTTATTATCGCGTTTGTTCCGGTGATTTTATTAATTTTTGGAATCATAGCTGCCATTAAGTATCCACTTGATTCGAAAAAGCACAAAAAATTGATAAAATATCTTGAAGAAAAAAGGAAAAATTTGCCTGTTGATCCTGATTTGGATAAGGAAATAGTAGAGTTAAAGAAAGAATTGATATAA
- a CDS encoding carbohydrate ABC transporter permease produces MKKKQIKKNFLILLSIIILIIELFPIAIIIINGFKKDIDIWSANPFSFRPSLDSYKKIFQRKDILLGIKNSLIVSTLSTTISLLVGAMASYAIARFRFRYRKVLSYSFLISRMIPQISLAIPLFMMFRSLGLTDTLTALIFAHMSFNIPYVIWVLLPFFSGVPIEYEEAALVDGCDKRKIFWKIFLPLVGPGLVVAGVFTFMMSWNEFLYALVLTSTQAKTAPVVINGFMGQYAPQWGQLAAAGTLMLIPIFIITLTFQKYLIEGLSGGIKG; encoded by the coding sequence ATGAAGAAAAAACAAATTAAAAAAAATTTTCTTATATTGTTGAGTATTATAATTTTAATTATAGAATTATTTCCAATAGCAATTATAATTATAAACGGATTTAAAAAAGATATAGATATATGGTCAGCAAATCCTTTTAGTTTTAGACCTAGCTTAGATAGTTATAAAAAAATATTCCAGAGGAAAGACATTCTTTTAGGTATTAAGAATAGTCTTATCGTAAGTACATTATCTACTACTATTTCATTATTAGTGGGAGCAATGGCTTCGTATGCAATAGCAAGATTCAGGTTTAGGTACAGAAAGGTTCTATCATATTCTTTTCTTATTTCAAGAATGATACCCCAAATTTCTTTGGCTATTCCACTTTTTATGATGTTTAGATCTTTAGGATTAACGGATACTTTAACGGCTTTAATTTTTGCTCATATGAGTTTTAATATTCCTTATGTTATATGGGTGCTTCTTCCCTTTTTCTCAGGTGTCCCGATAGAATATGAAGAAGCAGCTTTGGTAGATGGATGTGACAAAAGAAAAATCTTTTGGAAAATTTTTTTGCCTCTCGTTGGTCCAGGATTAGTTGTTGCAGGAGTTTTTACTTTTATGATGTCATGGAACGAATTTTTATATGCTTTAGTTTTAACAAGTACTCAAGCTAAAACAGCGCCTGTTGTAATAAACGGGTTTATGGGTCAATATGCTCCTCAATGGGGACAGTTGGCTGCAGCAGGAACATTGATGTTGATTCCCATTTTTATAATTACTTTAACTTTTCAGAAGTATTTGATTGAAGGACTGAGCGGTGGAATAAAAGGGTAG